One Nicotiana tomentosiformis chromosome 4, ASM39032v3, whole genome shotgun sequence genomic window carries:
- the LOC104106538 gene encoding uncharacterized protein isoform X4 — protein sequence MAAVWITLPNLSPDLFARRALMSIAEDAGKPIAIDKATQAKTRPCTARDSKELGQFASIGQTTMQQASTSGKQFEGQELKDAAALFHVPAGVVKGPGPGQQFDKAGQVLSSTTGAAPAVIKNKLPGDIPAIRALATIYKAVGKAIDQATTGVKANTVDVVGKEHVGVLELEDATKIGYKVVNLEGTGAGNKEAATTFETGAHKIHQVTLMMVCKQLHCKLVSRL from the exons ATGGCTGCAGTGTGGATTACGTTGCCTAATTTATCACCAGACCTCTTCGCAAGAAGAGCTCTAATGTCCATAGCAGAAGATGCTGGAAAACCAATTGCAATCGATAAGGCGACACAAGCAAAGACACGACCATGTACAGCTAGG GATAGTAAGGAGCTTGGACAATTTGCGTCAATTGGGCAGACTACAATGCAACAAGCATCTACAAGTGGTAAACAATTTGAGGGGCAGGAACTGAAAGATGCAGCTGCTTTGTTTCATGTTCCAGCTGGGGTTGTTAAGGGGCCAGGTCCAGGGCAACAATTTGATAAGGCTGGGCAGGTGTTGTCAAGCACAACTGGTGCAGCTCCAGCAGTTATAAAAAATAAACTTCCAGGTGATATCCCTGCTATAAGAGCTTTGGCAACGATTTACAAGGCAGTGGGAAAGGCAATTGATCAAGCAACGACAGGTGTGAAAGCTAATACAGTGGATGTTGTGGGGAAAGAACATGTAGGTGTTTTAGAATTAGAGGATGCAACTAAAATAGGGTATAAGGTAGTGAATTTAGAAG GAACAGGTGCGGGTAACAAGGAGGCAGCAACAACTTTTGAAACAGGGGCACATAAAATACACCAAGTAACTTTGATGATGGTGTGCAAACAGCTTCATTGCAAGCTAGTGTCACGACTGTAG
- the LOC104106538 gene encoding uncharacterized protein isoform X2: MCRLILTRNRDSELNEATEEYEDQVVVHKFQGDLRQIINERRRIYGATAGQKLQEMVVDKTSNIVSMAAPGLNAGHIFEQPKIAAILAVKDRSKPHFDVPASTVLARLHNNVVVEKCLLFPTIHSVHGQHLATAVSNLETIVPLNFTFDRTLAMSASTHTVTDTVPLVTNVVVQDSKELGQFASIGQTTMQQASTSGKQFEGQELKDAAALFHVPAGVVKGPGPGQQFDKAGQVLSSTTGAAPAVIKNKLPGDIPAIRALATIYKAVGKAIDQATTGVKANTVDVVGKEHVGVLELEDATKIGYKEQVRVTRRQQQLLKQGHIKYTK, translated from the exons ATGTGTCGCTTAATTTTGACAAGGAATCGTGATAGTGAACTGAATGAGGCAACTGAGGAATATGAGGATCAAGTCGTTGTGCATAAGTTTCAAGGGGATTTGCGACAAATTATCAATGAAAGACGACGAATATATGGTGCAACTGCAGGACAAAAATTGCAGGAAATGGTGGTTGATAAAACTTCTAATATTGTTTCAATGGCTGCTCCAGGTTTAAATGCTGGGCatatttttgagcaacctaaaaTTGCTGCAATTCTTGCTGTGAAGGATCGATCTAAGCCACATTTTGATGTCCCTGCTTCTACAGTTCTTGCAAGGTTGCATAACAATGTTGTTGTTGAGAAGTGTTTACTTTTTCCAACTATTCATTCAGTACATGGACAACACTTAGCTACTGCAGTGTCAAATCTGGAAACGATTGTTCCCTTGAATTTTACATTTGATCGAACTCTGGCTATGAGTGCATCTACTCATACTGTGACTGACACTGTGCCATTGGTTACTAATGTTGTTGTGCAGGATAGTAAGGAGCTTGGACAATTTGCGTCAATTGGGCAGACTACAATGCAACAAGCATCTACAAGTGGTAAACAATTTGAGGGGCAGGAACTGAAAGATGCAGCTGCTTTGTTTCATGTTCCAGCTGGGGTTGTTAAGGGGCCAGGTCCAGGGCAACAATTTGATAAGGCTGGGCAGGTGTTGTCAAGCACAACTGGTGCAGCTCCAGCAGTTATAAAAAATAAACTTCCAGGTGATATCCCTGCTATAAGAGCTTTGGCAACGATTTACAAGGCAGTGGGAAAGGCAATTGATCAAGCAACGACAGGTGTGAAAGCTAATACAGTGGATGTTGTGGGGAAAGAACATGTAGGTGTTTTAGAATTAGAGGATGCAACTAAAATAGGGTATAAG GAACAGGTGCGGGTAACAAGGAGGCAGCAACAACTTTTGAAACAGGGGCACATAAAATACACCAAGTAA
- the LOC104106538 gene encoding uncharacterized protein isoform X1: protein MCRLILTRNRDSELNEATEEYEDQVVVHKFQGDLRQIINERRRIYGATAGQKLQEMVVDKTSNIVSMAAPGLNAGHIFEQPKIAAILAVKDRSKPHFDVPASTVLARLHNNVVVEKCLLFPTIHSVHGQHLATAVSNLETIVPLNFTFDRTLAMSASTHTVTDTVPLVTNVVVQDSKELGQFASIGQTTMQQASTSGKQFEGQELKDAAALFHVPAGVVKGPGPGQQFDKAGQVLSSTTGAAPAVIKNKLPGDIPAIRALATIYKAVGKAIDQATTGVKANTVDVVGKEHVGVLELEDATKIGYKVVNLEGTGAGNKEAATTFETGAHKIHQVTLMMVCKQLHCKLVSRL from the exons ATGTGTCGCTTAATTTTGACAAGGAATCGTGATAGTGAACTGAATGAGGCAACTGAGGAATATGAGGATCAAGTCGTTGTGCATAAGTTTCAAGGGGATTTGCGACAAATTATCAATGAAAGACGACGAATATATGGTGCAACTGCAGGACAAAAATTGCAGGAAATGGTGGTTGATAAAACTTCTAATATTGTTTCAATGGCTGCTCCAGGTTTAAATGCTGGGCatatttttgagcaacctaaaaTTGCTGCAATTCTTGCTGTGAAGGATCGATCTAAGCCACATTTTGATGTCCCTGCTTCTACAGTTCTTGCAAGGTTGCATAACAATGTTGTTGTTGAGAAGTGTTTACTTTTTCCAACTATTCATTCAGTACATGGACAACACTTAGCTACTGCAGTGTCAAATCTGGAAACGATTGTTCCCTTGAATTTTACATTTGATCGAACTCTGGCTATGAGTGCATCTACTCATACTGTGACTGACACTGTGCCATTGGTTACTAATGTTGTTGTGCAGGATAGTAAGGAGCTTGGACAATTTGCGTCAATTGGGCAGACTACAATGCAACAAGCATCTACAAGTGGTAAACAATTTGAGGGGCAGGAACTGAAAGATGCAGCTGCTTTGTTTCATGTTCCAGCTGGGGTTGTTAAGGGGCCAGGTCCAGGGCAACAATTTGATAAGGCTGGGCAGGTGTTGTCAAGCACAACTGGTGCAGCTCCAGCAGTTATAAAAAATAAACTTCCAGGTGATATCCCTGCTATAAGAGCTTTGGCAACGATTTACAAGGCAGTGGGAAAGGCAATTGATCAAGCAACGACAGGTGTGAAAGCTAATACAGTGGATGTTGTGGGGAAAGAACATGTAGGTGTTTTAGAATTAGAGGATGCAACTAAAATAGGGTATAAGGTAGTGAATTTAGAAG GAACAGGTGCGGGTAACAAGGAGGCAGCAACAACTTTTGAAACAGGGGCACATAAAATACACCAAGTAACTTTGATGATGGTGTGCAAACAGCTTCATTGCAAGCTAGTGTCACGACTGTAG
- the LOC104106538 gene encoding uncharacterized protein isoform X3 produces the protein MCRLILTRNRDSELNEATEEYEDQVVVHKFQGDLRQIINERRRIYGATAGQKLQEMVVDKTSNIVSMAAPGLNAGHIFEQPKIAAILAVKDRSKPHFDVPASTVLARLHNNVVVEKCLLFPTIHSVHGQHLATAVSNLETIVPLNFTFDRTLAMSASTHTVTDTVPLVTNVVVQDSKELGQFASIGQTTMQQASTSGKQFEGQELKDAAALFHVPAGVVKGPGPGQQFDKAGQVLSSTTGAAPAVIKNKLPGDIPAIRALATIYKAVGKAIDQATTGVKANTVDVVGKEHEQVRVTRRQQQLLKQGHIKYTK, from the exons ATGTGTCGCTTAATTTTGACAAGGAATCGTGATAGTGAACTGAATGAGGCAACTGAGGAATATGAGGATCAAGTCGTTGTGCATAAGTTTCAAGGGGATTTGCGACAAATTATCAATGAAAGACGACGAATATATGGTGCAACTGCAGGACAAAAATTGCAGGAAATGGTGGTTGATAAAACTTCTAATATTGTTTCAATGGCTGCTCCAGGTTTAAATGCTGGGCatatttttgagcaacctaaaaTTGCTGCAATTCTTGCTGTGAAGGATCGATCTAAGCCACATTTTGATGTCCCTGCTTCTACAGTTCTTGCAAGGTTGCATAACAATGTTGTTGTTGAGAAGTGTTTACTTTTTCCAACTATTCATTCAGTACATGGACAACACTTAGCTACTGCAGTGTCAAATCTGGAAACGATTGTTCCCTTGAATTTTACATTTGATCGAACTCTGGCTATGAGTGCATCTACTCATACTGTGACTGACACTGTGCCATTGGTTACTAATGTTGTTGTGCAGGATAGTAAGGAGCTTGGACAATTTGCGTCAATTGGGCAGACTACAATGCAACAAGCATCTACAAGTGGTAAACAATTTGAGGGGCAGGAACTGAAAGATGCAGCTGCTTTGTTTCATGTTCCAGCTGGGGTTGTTAAGGGGCCAGGTCCAGGGCAACAATTTGATAAGGCTGGGCAGGTGTTGTCAAGCACAACTGGTGCAGCTCCAGCAGTTATAAAAAATAAACTTCCAGGTGATATCCCTGCTATAAGAGCTTTGGCAACGATTTACAAGGCAGTGGGAAAGGCAATTGATCAAGCAACGACAGGTGTGAAAGCTAATACAGTGGATGTTGTGGGGAAAGAACAT GAACAGGTGCGGGTAACAAGGAGGCAGCAACAACTTTTGAAACAGGGGCACATAAAATACACCAAGTAA
- the LOC138910561 gene encoding uncharacterized protein, giving the protein MAEKRYLRLEKLALALLTTSRKLKPYFQCHHICVVTSYPSRNIMHKPELSGRLAKWGIEISEYNIEYRPRTAIKSQNLADFVVDFTPALILEVEKELLATSGTSFGIWTLLSDGALNVKGSRLGIVLKTPTGNVVRQYIRTVKLTNNEAEYEAMIAGLELAKSLGDEVVEAKCDSLIVVNQINGTFIVKEERMRRYLDKLQVTLHRFKEWTLQHVPQDQNSEADALANLRSSVDDDEFSSGTVVQHMKSVVDEGHAKINSTSLTWDRRNKYIDYFKTRKLPSDPKESRALSTKAARFSLSEGTLYKRTFDGPLAVCLGSGYTGLTWRKMQGTLYEDVTIVKDMHR; this is encoded by the coding sequence ATGGCCGAAAAAAGGTACCTCCGCCTAGAGAAATTGGCGTTGGCTTTGCTAACCACCTCTAGAAAGTTGAAgccatactttcaatgccaccacATATGCGTTGTAACTTCTTACCCATCAAGGaatataatgcacaaacccgagctctcaggacgattggccaaatggggcATAGAAATTAGCGAGTACAATATCGAATATCGCCCCCggaccgccatcaaatctcaaaatttggcagacttcgtggtcgACTTCACACCTGCCTTAATactcgaagtcgaaaaggaattgttgGCAACCTCGGGGACTTCCTttggaatctggaccctcttatCGGATGGTGCCttgaacgtgaaggggtccagACTCGGTATCGTACTAAAGACGCCTACGGGTAACGTAGTTAGGCAGTacattagaactgtaaaattgactaataatgaggccgagtatgaggccatgattgcaggtctcgaactggctaaAAGCCTAGGGGACGAAGTagtcgaagctaagtgtgactccctcaTTGTGGTAAATCAAATCAATGGTACATTCATAGTAAAAGAAGAACGAATgcggaggtacttggacaaattacaggtaacgctacatcgattcaaggaatggaccctacagcaCGTACCCCAGGATCAAAATAGTGAAGCCGACGCACTGGCTAACTTGAggtcatcggttgatgacgaCGAATTCAGCTCAGGAACGGTTGTTCAACACATGAAATCAGTAGTGGATGAAGGCCATGCtaagataaactcaacaagtttgacttgggataggagaaataagtatatagaCTACTTTAAGACCAGGAAGCTGccatcggatcctaaagaatcaagGGCTCTGAGCACGAAAGCGGCCAGATTTAGCTTGTCGGAGGGTACTTTGTACAAAAGAACATTTGATGGCCCACTCGCCGTATGCTTAGGGTCGGGATATACTGGActgacatggagaaagatgcaagGGACTTTGTACGAAGATGTGACGATTGTCAAAGacatgcaccgatga
- the LOC104106559 gene encoding phosphoprotein ECPP44: MADQYEKKVEEGSANVEATDRGLFDFLGKKEEEKPTHAQEEHAISSEFVEKVKVSEEVAEYKEEEKKEEHKKEEKKLHRSSSSSSSSSDEEEEIGEDGQKIKKKKKKGLKDKIKDKISGEHKEEEKAGEDTAVPVEKYEETEEKKGFLDKIKEKLPGGGQKKTEEVAPPPPPAAEHEAEGKEKKGFLDKIKEKLPGYHSKTEEEKEKEKEKEVAASH; this comes from the exons atggccGATCAATATGAAAAGAAGGTTGAAGAGGGTAGCGCAAACGTGGAGGCTACAGATCGTGGTTTGTTTGATTTCCTAGGGAAAAAGGAAGAGGAAAAGCCAACTCATGCCCAAGAGGAACATGCTATTTCCTCTGAGTTTGTTGAAAAAGTAAAGGTTTCTGAAGAAGTTGCAGAATACAAggaagaagagaagaaagaggAGCAcaagaaagaagagaagaaacTCCATCGATCAAGTAGCAGCTCTAGCAGCTCT AGTGATGAGGAGGAAGAAATAGGAGAGGACGGACAGAAaatcaagaagaagaaaaagaagggtTTGAAGGATAAAATCAAGGATAAAATATCTGGAGAACACAAGGAAGAAGAGAAGGCGGGTGAGGACACGGCTGTACCAGTGGAGAAATACGAGGAAACAGAGGAGAAGAAAGGATTCCTAGACAAGATTAAGGAGAAGTTGCCAGGTGGCGGGCAAAAGAAGACAGAGGAAGTGGCGCCTCCACCACCGCCTGCGGCGGAGCACGAGGCTGAGGGAAAAGAGAAGAAGGGATTTTTGGACAAGATTAAGGAGAAATTACCAGGATATCACTCAAAGaccgaagaagaaaaggaaaaggaaaaagagaaagaagTTGCTGCATCTcactaa